One window from the genome of Terriglobia bacterium encodes:
- a CDS encoding porin has translation MRHSLFLSLVVCLVALSLPTFAGEPPNPTDKSAKPYSSSTTGASKEEVQQLRGELASQQQTMASQQKTIEELKAMVSDLAQRLGTTDARVLPAAGTQGGRVQTLGYSAPSLEEALDGTTASGQPGQAALSQKAPEEKKEPDRLEWSVEGGKVQIYGHSDVSYDYVDNGITNAMEATNPFLGPAAVARANNGWMGQISSNLSYFGVRGSRRINSYLNGVFQFETEVMMSDTPGPTSDLQCKYCLGSRDTYVGLSGPWGAVKLGKEDAPYKRTTTGAFDPFLNSIGDARSIMGNSGGDNRAEFMGRVSHAIWYESPTHKGLYASILFAPSQNRSSDNSAYPRGEPNCAGGNGAFTLSLANKGNVPEGADLNSVLPSPDTNPCNDGAFGNVLSAAATYRGHGLYAFGGYEHHGHVNRTGDLIGVDDEAAWKFGAEYTVKKSGTTPSFVFEHLKRYGSQTDPRLNERTRPLATWVALRQKLTKKDTFNFSWIRAGKTSGDPGFCTATDPTGSICTAALPVDTVNNSTNMYAAGVKHTLTSKMSTYFVYARQANHVDAHYDLGAVGHGLIVDKKDFLGVGFPGTELQGVSGGVTFDF, from the coding sequence ATGCGACACTCGCTGTTCTTGTCCCTTGTGGTGTGTCTCGTCGCGCTAAGCTTGCCAACCTTCGCCGGAGAACCGCCAAACCCCACCGACAAATCCGCCAAACCCTATTCGTCATCTACGACCGGCGCTAGCAAGGAAGAAGTTCAGCAGTTGCGCGGCGAGCTGGCGTCACAACAGCAAACCATGGCGTCACAACAGAAAACCATTGAAGAACTGAAAGCGATGGTCTCCGATCTGGCGCAGCGGCTGGGGACGACCGATGCTCGCGTCCTGCCGGCGGCTGGAACGCAAGGCGGGCGCGTGCAGACGCTCGGCTACAGCGCGCCATCGCTGGAGGAAGCTCTCGACGGCACCACAGCCTCGGGGCAGCCCGGCCAAGCCGCTCTGTCCCAGAAGGCGCCTGAAGAAAAGAAGGAACCCGACAGGCTCGAGTGGTCCGTCGAAGGCGGCAAGGTCCAGATTTACGGGCATTCTGACGTGTCCTACGACTACGTCGACAACGGCATCACCAATGCCATGGAAGCCACCAACCCGTTTCTGGGACCCGCTGCCGTGGCACGCGCCAACAATGGATGGATGGGCCAGATCTCCAGCAACTTGTCTTACTTCGGCGTTCGCGGTTCACGCCGGATCAACTCTTATCTGAACGGCGTGTTCCAGTTCGAGACCGAGGTCATGATGTCCGACACCCCGGGACCCACCTCCGACCTGCAGTGCAAGTACTGTCTGGGGTCGCGCGACACCTATGTGGGGCTCTCCGGTCCGTGGGGCGCGGTCAAACTTGGCAAGGAAGATGCGCCGTACAAAAGAACGACGACTGGCGCTTTCGATCCTTTCCTTAACAGCATCGGCGACGCCAGAAGCATCATGGGCAACAGTGGTGGTGACAACCGCGCCGAGTTCATGGGCCGCGTCTCGCACGCCATCTGGTACGAAAGTCCCACCCATAAGGGGCTCTATGCCAGCATCTTGTTCGCTCCGAGCCAAAACCGCTCCAGCGACAACAGCGCTTACCCCCGAGGCGAGCCCAATTGCGCCGGCGGCAATGGCGCCTTTACCCTCAGTCTCGCGAACAAGGGCAACGTACCTGAAGGCGCCGACCTGAACTCGGTACTTCCGTCGCCGGATACGAACCCTTGCAATGACGGTGCATTTGGCAACGTGCTGAGCGCGGCGGCCACTTACCGCGGGCATGGTCTGTATGCCTTCGGCGGGTACGAGCATCACGGCCATGTGAACCGTACGGGCGACCTAATTGGCGTGGACGATGAAGCCGCCTGGAAGTTCGGCGCGGAGTACACAGTTAAGAAGAGCGGCACGACCCCGAGCTTCGTCTTTGAACACCTGAAGCGCTACGGATCCCAAACCGATCCGCGCCTCAATGAACGCACCCGTCCTCTCGCCACCTGGGTTGCGCTCAGGCAAAAGCTAACCAAGAAGGACACCTTTAACTTCTCTTGGATACGCGCCGGCAAAACATCCGGCGATCCGGGCTTCTGCACAGCGACCGACCCAACGGGTAGCATCTGTACGGCCGCCCTGCCGGTCGACACAGTCAACAACAGCACCAACATGTATGCCGCCGGTGTGAAGCATACGCTCACCAGCAAAATGTCAACCTACTTCGTATACGCGCGGCAAGCCAACCATGTCGACGCTCACTACGATCTGGGTGCCGTTGGACACGGCCTCATCGTTGACAAGAAAGACTTCCTGGGAGTGGGGTTCCCTGGCACGGAACTCCAGGGAGTTTCGGGTGGAGTGACGTTTGATTTCTGA